The following proteins are encoded in a genomic region of Dermatophagoides farinae isolate YC_2012a chromosome 8, ASM2471394v1, whole genome shotgun sequence:
- the GCS2alpha gene encoding glucosidase 2 subunit alpha isoform X1, whose protein sequence is MNLLSPVLLVIITFSTIIESVDKSNFKTCEQSGFCKRNRNLEQRPDRFQLVDGTIAAASDHIAFQLKNVDTGIIYQAQLQSLLAGQTFRFRVDEIDSPKKRFDPSQLVLMANIKGSKINIVDQFSNGFTVEAVDQPKNKVVVQMNPFRLDVYSMGELVMVVNQRGLFNFEHFRHKPQEASETDPNTDCNENCWEETFKGSTDSKPNGPMSIGMDVTLIGFEHVYGIPEHADSFALKDTKGNSDPYRLFNSDVFEYELYSPMTLYGAYPLMIAHSSAPKTVGLFWLNPSETWIDIESSNTGIGGLLTNLVSDSKPNKLTHWISETGLIDMFFLLGPNAANVMHQNAQLFGTTRLPPIYSIGYHQCRWNYFSDQEVMDVDEKADIYDIPMDAIWLDIEYTDGRSKKYFTHDPVMFKNWQSMIQNLTAKGRRLITIIDPHLKRESGYPIYDEASSQGLLTKDAKEDKDFEGWCWPGSSVWPDYLNPTVRDWWADKFDPKLFPGFEGGIVDYWNDMNEPSVFSGPEITAPRDMRHMDNVEHREIHNIYGYLMTKSTYDGLLKHRPNLRPFILSRSFFAGSQRNVAVWTGDNMSKWEHLKITIPMLLSHSIVGITFIGADIGGFFFNPESEEMMIRWYQASIFHPFYRAHAHLDTKRREPWLFSDFTRQSIRQSIRIRYSYLPYMYQLFYENEQTGMPPFRPLWMQFPTDSKTLSIDTSHMLGSNLLFAPVLDKEAKQLDIYLPSEQHEQTFWLDVFAHHVYQGGQEYRFEVDINSIPIFQRSGTIIPKRERPRRSAVLAVNDPISLQIFLNSNGSASGFIYLDDGQTFDYQRRNAFISGRFNYSKRTLTYTFDKGDPDSNRAWLERVTIVGYPSKPNRIQIIAAEELSSQLAFKYDQQKHLLVIRKPAVMFGQNWQIKIN, encoded by the exons ATGAATCTATTGTCTCCTGTTCTCCTGGTGATCATCACATTCTCCACAATCATCGAATCTGTTGACAAGAGCAATTTTAAAACCTGTGAACAATCGGGTTTCTGTAAACGGAATCGAAACCTTGAACAACGACCAGATCGATTTCAACTGGTCGATGGAACCATTGCTGCTGCATCCGATCACATtgcatttcaattgaaaaatgtcgACACTGGAATCATATATCAGGCTCAATTACAATCACTTTTGGCTGGACAAACATTTCGTTTTCGTGtagatgaaattgattcacCGAAAAAACGTTTCGATCCAAGTCAACTTGTATTGATGGCCAACATCAAAGGATCGAAAATCAACATTGTTGACCAATTTTCCAATGGATTCACAGTCGAAGCTGTGgatcaaccaaaaaacaaagtcGTCGTTCAAATGAATCCATTCCGATTAGATGTATACAGTATGGGTGAATTGGTCATGGTTGTCAACCAAAGAGGATTGTTCAATTTCGAACATTTTCGCCACAAGCCTCAag AAGCATCCGAGACTGATCCAAATACTGATTGCAACGAAAATTGTTGGGAAGAAACATTCAAAGGTTCAACAGATAGCAAACCAAATGGTCCAATGTCAATTGGAATGGATGTAACATTGATCGGTTTCGAACATGTGTATGGCATTCCCGAACATGCCGACAGTTTCGCTCTCAAAGATACAAAAGGCAACAGTGATCCATATCGTTTATTCAATTCGGATGTATTCGAATACGAGCTCTACTCACCAATGACATTGTATGGCGCTTATCCCTTGATGATAGCTCATTCTAGTGCGCCGAAAACTGTCGGTTTATTTTGGTTGAATCCATCAGAAACGTGGATCGATATTGAGTCCTCCAACACCGGTATCGGTGGCCTGTTGACCAATTTGGTTTCCGACTCGAAACCGAATAAATTGACACATTGGATCAGCGAAACCGGCCTGATTGACATGTTTTTCTTACTCGGCCCGAATGCTGCCAATGTAATGCATCAGAATGCTCAATTGTTTGGCACAACACGTTTGCCGCCAATCTATTCAATTGGTTATCACCAATGTCGTTGGAATTATTTCTCCGATCAAGAAGTGATGGATGTGGATGAAAAAGCTGACATTTATGACATTCCCATGGATGCGATTTGGTTGGACATTGAATACACGGATGgtcgatcaaaaaaatatttcaccCATGATCCAGTCATGTTCAAAAATTGgcaatcaatgattcaaaatttgacGGCCAAAGGTCGACGATTGATAACGATTATCGATCCTCATTTGAAACGCGAATCTGGCTATCCCATCTACGATGAAGCTTCATCACAAGGTCTATTGACAAAGGATGCAAAAGAAGACAAAGATTTCGAAGGTTGGTGTTGGCCCGGTTCATCAGTATGGCCAGATTATTTGAATCCAACTGTTCGTGATTGGTGGGCCGATAAATTCGATCCTAAATTGTTTCCCGGTTTCGAAGGCGGTATCGTCGATTATTGGAACGACATGAACGAACCATCTGTGTTTAGTGGACCGGAAATTACGGCACCACGAGATATGCGACATATGGACAATGTTGAACATCGTGAAATTCACAACATTTATGGCTACCTCATGACTAAAAGCACCTACGATGGTTTGCTCAAACATCGTCCCAATCTTCGACCTTTCATTCTGTCTCGTTCATTTTTTGCCGGTTCTCAACGAAATGTGGCCGTATGGACTGGTGACAACATGTCCAAATGGGAACATTTGAAGATTACGATCCCCATGCTTTTGTCACATTCTATCGTGGGCATAACATTTATTGGTGCCGATATCggtgggttttttttcaacccaGAATCtgaagaaatgatgatccgTTGGTATCAGGCATCCATATTTCATCCATTCTATCGTGCTCATGCTCATCTCGACACGAAACGTCGTGAACCATGGCTTTTCTCTGATTTCACTCGACAATCGATTCGACAGTCAATTCGAATCCGCTATTCTTATCTGCCGTACATGTATCAATTGTTCTATGAAAACGAACAAACTGGAATGCCACCATTCAGACCATTGTGGATGCAATTCCCCACCGATTCGAAAACCTTATCCATCGATACGTCACATATGCTTGGTTCAAATCTTTTGTTTGCGCCCGTTCTGGACAAAGAAGCCAAACAGCTAGATATCTATCTGCCCAGTGAACAACATGAACAAACGTTCTGGTTGGACGTGTTTGCTCATCATGTCTACCAAGGGGGCCAAGAATATCGATTTGAAGTGGACATAAACTCGATACCCATATTCCAACGAAGTGGAACTATCATTCCTAAACG tGAACGACCAAGACGTTCAGCCGTATTGGCAGTCAATGACCCAATTTCATTGCAAATCTTTCTCAACTCCAACGGGTCAGCATCGGGTTTCATCTATcttgatgatggccaaacGTTTGATTATCAACGCCGAAATGCCTTCATCTCTGGTcgattcaattattcaaaacGAACATTGACGTATACGTTTGACAAAGGTGATCCAGATTCGAATCGAGCTTGGCTTGAACGTGTCACAATTGTTGGTTATCCCTCCAAACCGAATCGAATCCAAATCATTGCTGCTGAGGAATTGTCATCCCAATTGGCATTCAAATACGATCAACAGAAACACTTGTTGGTCATTCGTAAACCTGCCGTCATGTTTGGGCAAAATTGGCAAATCAAgatcaattga
- the LOC124496231 gene encoding uncharacterized protein LOC124496231 produces the protein MYKIAIMAICFHVFCWRNKMKRTTSENVAKKDNQQTNSEDPDDPNQSAENEEEESFSLTKSAIDDLPSTAVQSIHLEVPEGQPSLVENVDEEAFLWKEYKMKWSKVRKQRKSSGPTSSRQQPPPVVGKQRSITKQQQQQTPQRIATNSGNVIVANNNKQQQPPTPGPKRNSSQQTIKTVEQNRKVVNQANSVVKSKERRDNVKKNKKRK, from the coding sequence ATGTATAAAATTGCAATTATGGCCATctgttttcatgttttttgttggagaaataaaatgaagcGAACAACTTCCGAGAACGTGGCTAAAAAAgacaatcaacaaacaaatagtgAGGATCCAGATGATCCAAACCAATCAGCCGAAAACGAAGAAGAGGAATCATTTTCGTTGACCAAATCGGCCATCGATGATTTACCATCCACTGCCGTACAATCCATTCATCTGGAGGTACCCGAAGGACAGCCAAGTTTGGTGGAAAACGTTGATGAAGAAGCCTTTCTCTGGAaagaatataaaatgaaatggtcCAAAGTACGTAAGCAACGAAAATCATCTGGACCGACGTCGTCTCGACAGCAGCCGCCACCAGTGGTTGGTAAACAACGTTCAatcacaaaacaacaacagcaacagacACCACAAAGAATTGCGACCAACAGTGGCAATGTGATTGTcgcgaacaacaacaaacagcagcagccaCCAACACCGGGGCCAAAGCGAAATTCATCACAACAGACGATCAAAACAGTCGAACAAAATCGAAAAGTAGTTAATCAAGCAAATTCTGTTGTCAAAAGCAAAGAACGTCGTgataatgtgaaaaaaaataaaaaacgcaaatga
- the CLS gene encoding cardiolipin synthase — MAPKTKHVCVGQSFNVVNLPSTNKSLIYQIKMLLTRRVTRQTLNLLVSCFRMDKNFSRLHGQVVVGRCALCTESPRKNGDETKLNKIYTIPNVLCMARIAITPFIGYLIVRENFDYALAMCAFSSLSDFLDGWIARKFNSISKLGSVLDPLADKFLVASLTLTLTYVDMIPVWLTALIFTRDFLIILGGFWMRYRSLLPPITFNRFFDISTFSSERFRPTFASKVNTGFQLSLVSLTLASPVFIDLFRHFDLLLPSLQWVTGATTLWSGLLYIKRLTANQLN, encoded by the exons atgGCCCCCAAGACAaaacatgtgtgtgttggtcAAAGTTTCAATGTTGTGAATTTGCCATCAACCAATAAATCATTGATATATCAAATAAAGATGCTGTTGACGCGGAGGGTCACTCGTCAAACTTTAAATTTGCTGGTCAGTTGTTTTCGAATGGACAAAAATTTCAGCCGTCTCCATGGtcaagttgttgttggtcgCTGTGCATTGTGCACCGAATCACCACGAAAGAATGGTGATGAAACGAAATTaaac AAAATCTACACAATCCCGAATGTTCTTTGTATGGCGAGGATAGCAATCACACCTTTCATCGGATATCTGATTGTCCGAGAAAACTTTGATTATGCATTGGCAATGTGTGCATTCAGTTCGCTTTCCGATTTTCTCGATGGTTGGATTGCCcggaaattcaattcaatctcAAAACTTGGTTCCGTACTGGATCCACTGGCCGATAAGTTTCTTGTGGCTTCATTAACACTAACACTGACCTATGTCGATATGATTCCCGTATGGCTGACTGCATTGATATTCACACGTGATTTTCTGATTATTCTGGGCGGTTTTTGGATGCGATATCGATCATTACTACCTCCGATAACGTTCAATAGATTTTTCgacatttcaacattttcttcGGAACGTTTTCGTCCAACATTTGCTTCGAAAGTGAACACTGGATTTCAATTGTCATTAGTGTCGCTCACACTGGCCTCTCCTgtgtttattgatttattccGACACTTTGATCTTTTACTACCGTCACTACAATGGGTGACTGGAGCGACAACACTCTGGTCTGGATTGTTGTATATCAAACGATTAACTgctaatcaattgaattag
- the LOC124496221 gene encoding uncharacterized protein LOC124496221: protein MLLSKFIRFNSIHGRELHRCLTSKSKYDLFRRNNNNNEEEKKPTFLIFPEIPGETEETNEFLVLPTTGQIPFDGLNVEKCVLASGKLSLEFEHFIDEYSNTLKQEFEDGDVSNAKLNEFIGQMEKHLMPLQYNLNLLSAFKVIRPNEFDFRLFDHFFMQRLAKSRLRFQNRSIYCFMCEMKARAADYGKKEASSKCNHIHQEEVAKTNKLDEERKFQAQQKRQLVDRYIREAKLVGLSLKHQDQLNVYNLVNEKLNKEQQNFITAAMQANSVFQSNIISPQFLDCLPDHVITQLNHHDIDAVFNSFMRYCPDQTLRKDFWLAYNARAAPYLGSNLNNFLSIEKIRELRHQKAQLLGYENFAKMVLDLRGSGCHTMAGNVDNVLAFMNGLGSQSEAKFAKNLQEIKDFAMEFRPEGRRAQDAPSTFMPSNIMIEQLHLWDLKYFERLFLRERYQIDSGQVRAYFQLDRVVAGMFEFAERLFGIKIVEIKDDPNVWGRNVHHFKIFDDSGRSSGEYGSFYFDPFQPKSRIFMPIARSDSLNTKPVVFFLMDFAHRSGTVFDQLEKQKLQAAGKELLNFSQVVQLFGKFGFVLQHLLTQVDYTELGGLANIEVDTFNMVSHFMRLWPLNSYPVIAGCSSHFKTGEPISEEFFDRIRKSYYHFVSFPLKYELYLMALDLNLHTSHDHSTSLLRKTWSEWMMPFEAIEENGHTCSWLDLFKGDGQEGIYYSNKWSEVIAADLFDAFRERDLHNEPAIRQMGERFKDTFMAQTGAIETNELFRRFLGRDPTLNGYLAINGFVLSP from the exons ATGTTGTTGAGTAAATTTATtcgtttcaattcaatccatGGAAGAGAGCTACATCGATGTTTGACGTCAAAATCCAAATATGATCTCTTCAgacgtaataataataataatgaagagGAAAAGAAACCCACCTTTTTAAT ATTTCCAGAGATTCCTGGCGAAACTGAAGAGACGAATGAATTTCTCGTATTACCTACAACTGGCCAAATACCGTTTGATGGATTAAATGTGGAAAAATGTGTTCTCGCATCCGGTAAATTATCGTTGGAATTTGaacatttcattgatgaatacAGCAATACGTTGAAACAGGAATTTGAAGATGGAG atgtTTCGAATGCAAAGCTAAACGAATTCATTGGCCAAATGGAGAAACATCTGATGCCGTTGCAATACAATCTGAATCTATTGAGTGCTTTCAAAGTGATACGaccaaatgaatttgatttcagATTATTCGACCATTTCTTTATGCAACGATTGGCTAAATCCAGATTGCGATTCCAGAATCGTAGCATCTATTGTTTCATGTGTGAAATGAAAGCCCGTGCAGCAGATTATGGCAAAAAAGAGGCATCGTCGAAATGTAACCACATCCATCAAGAAGAGGTggccaaaacaaacaaacttgaTGAGGAACGGAAATTTCAAGCCCAACAGAAACGACAACTTGTCGATCGATATATTCGTGAAGCGAAATTGGTCGGTTTAAGCTTGAAACACCAGGACCAACTGAACGTGTACAATttggtgaatgaaaaactgAATAAAGAACAGCAAAACTTTATCACAGCTGCCATGCAAGCCAATAGCGTGTTTCAGTCAAACATAATTTCACCCCAATTTCTGGATTGTCTACCGGACCATGTGATCACACAGCTGAACCATCATGATATTGATGCCGTTTTCAATTCGTTCATGCGATACTGTCCCGATCAAACGTTGCGTAAGGATTTTTGGCTTGCCTACAATGCTCGTGCTGCACCTTATCTTGGTTCGAATCTAAATAATTTTCTGTCCATCGAAAAGATTCGTGAACTTCGACATCAAAAAGCTCAGCTACTTggatatgaaaattttgccaAAATGGTCTTGGATTTAAGAGGTTCTGGATGTCATACAATGGCCGGAAATGTTGACAATGTTCTTGCCTTCATGAATGGCTTGGGTAGCCAAAGTGAAGCTAAATTTGCGAAAAATCTCCAAGAAATCAAAGATTTTGCCATGGAATTTCGACCAGAAGGTCGACGAGCACAAGATGCGCCCAGCACGTTCATGCCATCAAACATAATGATCGAACAATTGCATTTATGGGATCTGAAATACTTTGAACGGCTATTTCTACGCGAACGTTATCAGATTGATTCTGGCCAAGTTCGTGCCTATTTCCAATTGGATCGTGTCGTTGCTggaatgtttgaatttgcCGAGCGATTATTTGGCATCAAAATTGTTGAGATTAAAGATGACCCGAATGTTTGGGGAagaaatgttcatcatttcaaaatattcGATGACAGTGGCCGTTCCAGTGGCGAATATGGTTCCTTTTATTTCGATCCATTTCAGCCGAAATCACGAATATTTATGCCGATTGCACGAAGTGATTCATTGAATACTAAACCGGTGGTATTTTTCCTCATGGATTTTGCTCATCGAAGTGGTACTGTTTTTGATCAGcttgagaaacaaaaacttcAGGCTGCCGGCAAAGAATTGCTCAACTTTTCTCAAGTGGTTCAATTGTTCGGCAAGTTTGGCTTTGTATTGCAACACTTGTTGACTCAAGTCGATTACACTGAATTGGGTGGCCTGGCCAACATTGAAGTCGACACATTCAATATGGTGTCACATTTCATGAGATTATGGCCATTGAATTCCTATCCCGTCATTGCAGGTTGCAGCAGTCATTTCAAAACTGGTGAGCCAATATCAGAGGAATTTTTCGACCGAATTCGTAAAT cctattatcattttgtatcatttccattgaaatATGAACTGTATTTGATGGCACTGGATCTAAATCTTCACACCAGTCATGATCATTCGACAAGTTTACTGCGTAAAACATGGTCCGAATGGATGATGCCATTCGAAGCGATCGAAGAGAATGGCCACACTTGTTCATGGCTTGATCTATTCAAAGGTGATGGCCAGGAAGGAATATATTACAGCAACAAATGGTCTGAGGTGATTGCCGCCGATTTGTTTGACGCTTTTCGTGAACGCGATCTCCACAATGAGCCAGCCATCAGACAGATGGGCGAACGATTCAAAGATACTTTTATGGCACAAACTGGTGCTATCGAAACTAATGAATTGTTTCGCCGATTTTTAGGCCGTGATCCCACCCTCAATGGATATCTCGCGATCAATGGTTTTGTGTTGTCaccatga
- the GCS2alpha gene encoding glucosidase 2 subunit alpha isoform X2 codes for MNLLSPVLLVIITFSTIIESVDKSNFKTCEQSGFCKRNRNLEQRPDRFQLVDGTIAAASDHIAFQLKNVDTGIIYQAQLQSLLAGQTFRFRVDEIDSPKKRFDPSQLVLMANIKGSKINIVDQFSNGFTVEAVDQPKNKVVVQMNPFRLDVYSMGELVMVVNQRGLFNFEHFRHKPQASETDPNTDCNENCWEETFKGSTDSKPNGPMSIGMDVTLIGFEHVYGIPEHADSFALKDTKGNSDPYRLFNSDVFEYELYSPMTLYGAYPLMIAHSSAPKTVGLFWLNPSETWIDIESSNTGIGGLLTNLVSDSKPNKLTHWISETGLIDMFFLLGPNAANVMHQNAQLFGTTRLPPIYSIGYHQCRWNYFSDQEVMDVDEKADIYDIPMDAIWLDIEYTDGRSKKYFTHDPVMFKNWQSMIQNLTAKGRRLITIIDPHLKRESGYPIYDEASSQGLLTKDAKEDKDFEGWCWPGSSVWPDYLNPTVRDWWADKFDPKLFPGFEGGIVDYWNDMNEPSVFSGPEITAPRDMRHMDNVEHREIHNIYGYLMTKSTYDGLLKHRPNLRPFILSRSFFAGSQRNVAVWTGDNMSKWEHLKITIPMLLSHSIVGITFIGADIGGFFFNPESEEMMIRWYQASIFHPFYRAHAHLDTKRREPWLFSDFTRQSIRQSIRIRYSYLPYMYQLFYENEQTGMPPFRPLWMQFPTDSKTLSIDTSHMLGSNLLFAPVLDKEAKQLDIYLPSEQHEQTFWLDVFAHHVYQGGQEYRFEVDINSIPIFQRSGTIIPKRERPRRSAVLAVNDPISLQIFLNSNGSASGFIYLDDGQTFDYQRRNAFISGRFNYSKRTLTYTFDKGDPDSNRAWLERVTIVGYPSKPNRIQIIAAEELSSQLAFKYDQQKHLLVIRKPAVMFGQNWQIKIN; via the exons ATGAATCTATTGTCTCCTGTTCTCCTGGTGATCATCACATTCTCCACAATCATCGAATCTGTTGACAAGAGCAATTTTAAAACCTGTGAACAATCGGGTTTCTGTAAACGGAATCGAAACCTTGAACAACGACCAGATCGATTTCAACTGGTCGATGGAACCATTGCTGCTGCATCCGATCACATtgcatttcaattgaaaaatgtcgACACTGGAATCATATATCAGGCTCAATTACAATCACTTTTGGCTGGACAAACATTTCGTTTTCGTGtagatgaaattgattcacCGAAAAAACGTTTCGATCCAAGTCAACTTGTATTGATGGCCAACATCAAAGGATCGAAAATCAACATTGTTGACCAATTTTCCAATGGATTCACAGTCGAAGCTGTGgatcaaccaaaaaacaaagtcGTCGTTCAAATGAATCCATTCCGATTAGATGTATACAGTATGGGTGAATTGGTCATGGTTGTCAACCAAAGAGGATTGTTCAATTTCGAACATTTTCGCCACAAGCCTCAag CATCCGAGACTGATCCAAATACTGATTGCAACGAAAATTGTTGGGAAGAAACATTCAAAGGTTCAACAGATAGCAAACCAAATGGTCCAATGTCAATTGGAATGGATGTAACATTGATCGGTTTCGAACATGTGTATGGCATTCCCGAACATGCCGACAGTTTCGCTCTCAAAGATACAAAAGGCAACAGTGATCCATATCGTTTATTCAATTCGGATGTATTCGAATACGAGCTCTACTCACCAATGACATTGTATGGCGCTTATCCCTTGATGATAGCTCATTCTAGTGCGCCGAAAACTGTCGGTTTATTTTGGTTGAATCCATCAGAAACGTGGATCGATATTGAGTCCTCCAACACCGGTATCGGTGGCCTGTTGACCAATTTGGTTTCCGACTCGAAACCGAATAAATTGACACATTGGATCAGCGAAACCGGCCTGATTGACATGTTTTTCTTACTCGGCCCGAATGCTGCCAATGTAATGCATCAGAATGCTCAATTGTTTGGCACAACACGTTTGCCGCCAATCTATTCAATTGGTTATCACCAATGTCGTTGGAATTATTTCTCCGATCAAGAAGTGATGGATGTGGATGAAAAAGCTGACATTTATGACATTCCCATGGATGCGATTTGGTTGGACATTGAATACACGGATGgtcgatcaaaaaaatatttcaccCATGATCCAGTCATGTTCAAAAATTGgcaatcaatgattcaaaatttgacGGCCAAAGGTCGACGATTGATAACGATTATCGATCCTCATTTGAAACGCGAATCTGGCTATCCCATCTACGATGAAGCTTCATCACAAGGTCTATTGACAAAGGATGCAAAAGAAGACAAAGATTTCGAAGGTTGGTGTTGGCCCGGTTCATCAGTATGGCCAGATTATTTGAATCCAACTGTTCGTGATTGGTGGGCCGATAAATTCGATCCTAAATTGTTTCCCGGTTTCGAAGGCGGTATCGTCGATTATTGGAACGACATGAACGAACCATCTGTGTTTAGTGGACCGGAAATTACGGCACCACGAGATATGCGACATATGGACAATGTTGAACATCGTGAAATTCACAACATTTATGGCTACCTCATGACTAAAAGCACCTACGATGGTTTGCTCAAACATCGTCCCAATCTTCGACCTTTCATTCTGTCTCGTTCATTTTTTGCCGGTTCTCAACGAAATGTGGCCGTATGGACTGGTGACAACATGTCCAAATGGGAACATTTGAAGATTACGATCCCCATGCTTTTGTCACATTCTATCGTGGGCATAACATTTATTGGTGCCGATATCggtgggttttttttcaacccaGAATCtgaagaaatgatgatccgTTGGTATCAGGCATCCATATTTCATCCATTCTATCGTGCTCATGCTCATCTCGACACGAAACGTCGTGAACCATGGCTTTTCTCTGATTTCACTCGACAATCGATTCGACAGTCAATTCGAATCCGCTATTCTTATCTGCCGTACATGTATCAATTGTTCTATGAAAACGAACAAACTGGAATGCCACCATTCAGACCATTGTGGATGCAATTCCCCACCGATTCGAAAACCTTATCCATCGATACGTCACATATGCTTGGTTCAAATCTTTTGTTTGCGCCCGTTCTGGACAAAGAAGCCAAACAGCTAGATATCTATCTGCCCAGTGAACAACATGAACAAACGTTCTGGTTGGACGTGTTTGCTCATCATGTCTACCAAGGGGGCCAAGAATATCGATTTGAAGTGGACATAAACTCGATACCCATATTCCAACGAAGTGGAACTATCATTCCTAAACG tGAACGACCAAGACGTTCAGCCGTATTGGCAGTCAATGACCCAATTTCATTGCAAATCTTTCTCAACTCCAACGGGTCAGCATCGGGTTTCATCTATcttgatgatggccaaacGTTTGATTATCAACGCCGAAATGCCTTCATCTCTGGTcgattcaattattcaaaacGAACATTGACGTATACGTTTGACAAAGGTGATCCAGATTCGAATCGAGCTTGGCTTGAACGTGTCACAATTGTTGGTTATCCCTCCAAACCGAATCGAATCCAAATCATTGCTGCTGAGGAATTGTCATCCCAATTGGCATTCAAATACGATCAACAGAAACACTTGTTGGTCATTCGTAAACCTGCCGTCATGTTTGGGCAAAATTGGCAAATCAAgatcaattga